The Chromatiales bacterium DNA segment AGCCTGGTTCATGCGCTGTCGCCGGGACCGGCGTCTTCGAGCGGCGGCGGTGCCTCGATACGCAGCAGGTGGATTCGGCGCGCATCGGCGCGCAGCACCTCGATGCGGAAGCGGTCTACGGTGATCTGCTCGCCACGCTTGGGCACATGGCCCAGCTGTTTGACCACGAGTCCGCCGATGGTGTCGACCTCGTTGGCATCGAACGCCGCATCGAAGTAATCGTTGAAATCCTCGAGCGGCGTTGCCGCCTTGACCGTGAACAGCGTCGAATCCAGTTTGAGGATGTCCGTATCCTCGTCGAAGTCGTACTCGTCCTCTATATCGCCGACGATCTGTTCGAGCACGTCTTCGATCGTGACCAGACCGGAAGCCGCGCCGAACTCATCGACCACGATCGCCATGTGATTGCGATTCGCGCGGAATTCCTTGAGCAGGACGTTCAGTCGCTTGGCCTCGGGCACGAACACGGCGGGCCTGAGGATCTGCCTCATGTCGAAGCGCTCGTTGCCGGCCGCACTGAAGCCGAGCAGGTCCTTGGCGAGCACGATGCCGACGACCCGCGCGCGATCGTCACCGAGCACCGGGAAGCGCGAATGCGCCGACTCGATCACCGCTTCAAGAATGGTTTCCAGCGGGTC contains these protein-coding regions:
- a CDS encoding CBS domain-containing protein, coding for MRKGSRPGEKAGWYQRLRRALLGIPGDREELVTVLRGARERELIDGEALAMIEGVLHVSEMQVRDVMIPRAQIVAVGRDDPLETILEAVIESAHSRFPVLGDDRARVVGIVLAKDLLGFSAAGNERFDMRQILRPAVFVPEAKRLNVLLKEFRANRNHMAIVVDEFGAASGLVTIEDVLEQIVGDIEDEYDFDEDTDILKLDSTLFTVKAATPLEDFNDYFDAAFDANEVDTIGGLVVKQLGHVPKRGEQITVDRFRIEVLRADARRIHLLRIEAPPPLEDAGPGDSA